A window of Microbispora hainanensis genomic DNA:
GCAGGTACATCACGTCCAGCGAGCGCATGTGGATGAGGAAGTGCGCGCGGTCCATCCGGCCGAACGACTCCTCGTACAGGAAGACCGTGGCCAGGCCGTCCATGTTGAGGTTCATGTTCTCGGCCACGGTCCGCGCGAACACGCGCGCCTCGGCGCGGTAGCGGTAGTCGAAGTCGACCGTACGGCGCATGACGACGCCCGCTGTGGCCGAGTTGAGCGTCTTGTCCGCCGGCATCGCGGTCTGCTCCTGCGCCGGCCGTACGTCGAACCGGGGCAGGCCGCCCTCCCCGGGGACGATGGGGCTCATCGCGGAGTCTGCGGCCATCGCCTCGGTGGCGGTGCCGAAGATGCCCCACCGGTGCGGGAGCATGACGGTCTCGCGCACGCTGCCCGCCTCGAACAGCTCGTCCCAGACGTCGGCCTCGTGCGCGCCGAAGACGCCACCGCGGATGTCGCCGCCCGGGCCGCCCATCGCCAGCAGCGTGCCGTAGTCGGCGTACGACGTGAAGTGCAGCAGCCAGTGAAGCCGGTTCCTGACGCCGAAGGTCTCCTCGTAGACGAAGGCCGTGGCCGTCCCCGCGTGCTTGGCGTTGATGTGCTCGGCGATCTCGCGGGCTGCTTTCCTGGCGGCGCCACCCCGCCCACCGCGGATCTGCGCCACCCTCTCGACGATCACGCCCGCGTTCCCCGAGTGCAGGACGCGGTCCGGGGACTGCGAGGTCTGGTGCAGCGCCGGCGGCACGGTCGTCTGTGTGGTGCTGTTCGACACCGTCTACTCCTTCATGGACGTGGGATCTGCGGGGATGCGGCCGTCGAGGCATCGGGCGGCGCCGGTCATGAGCCGCTCGGCGATGACGTCGACGTGCCGGTCGCGCCAGTCCTCCAGCTCGCTGCCGCGGACGAACCGGTTGAACGCGCCCATCGCCGGGCCGCAGTGGATCTGGTAGTTGGCACGCTCGGCCGGGTCTCCGGCGAGGGCGAGCCGGTTGGAGTGGGCGAAATACCACTTGAAGACCAGCACCATCCGGTGGCGCGGGTCACGCTCGGCCTTCTCGACCACGTGGGGCCGCCCGCCGGACAGGTAGTGGTCGCGGGTCTCCCGCCACACCTCCTCGACGGAACGGCGGAAGAAGGTGCGCTCGATGCTCGCCAGCGTGGCCGGGTCGATCTCCTCCAGCGACCGGTGGCGCTGGTAGAGCTGGTGCAGCTTGGTCGCGCGGGCGGCGAACAGCGTCCCCTTCCGCACGACCTGCACCCGCGCCCCCAGCTCGAACATGTCGCCCGAGGGCGCATACGCCGTGTCCTGCACGTCGAGCCCGGCCAGCAGGTCCTTGACGGCCTCGGAGGTGCCGGCCTCGGGCGAGCACTGGTTCACCGACCCCGTCAGCACGAAGTCGGCCCCGAGGACGAAGGCGGCGGCCACCGCCTCCGGCGCGCCGAGGCCGCCCGAGGCGCCGAGCAGGATCGGGGTGCGATAGCCGTACCGGTCCGTGAGCTCGTCACGCAGCCGGCGCATGGCGGGGACCAGCGTGAGCGCCACACCCGCGTCGGTGTGCCCGCCGGAGTCCGCCTCGACGCAGACCTCGCCGCCGACCGGCAGCTCCCGCGCCACCTCGGCCTCCGCGGGGGTGAGCCCGCCCTCCCGCACCAGCCGGTCGAGCAGCGCCTGCGGCGGCGGGCTCATGAACGCGGTGGCCACCTCCGGGCGTGACACCTTCGCCAGCACCCGCCGTACGGCGACCGGCCTGCCCTGGGCGTCCCGGTGGGCGCCGCTGAAGCGGAAGCGCACCAACGGGGCCGTGACTCCGAGGTACGCCGCGGCCTCGACGAAGCGCACGTCGTGCTTGAGATACAGGGTGACCGTGCGCTCCTCCCTTGCGGGGTCGTCGAGGTCGTTGAGGAGGTTCATGCCGAACGGAACTTCGGAGCCGAGCCGGCGCCGGATGTCGAGCAGCGCCTGCTCGGTGCGCTCCAGGGACAGCCCCCCAGCACCGAAGAAGCCCATCAGACCCGAGCGGCCCATGCGTACGACCAGGTCGGCGGAGGAGATCCCCTTGTACATCGAGCCGGCGAGGTAGGCGTAGCGCAGCCCGTACTCGCGACGGAACCGGGCGGAGCCCAGCTTCTCGGCCGCCGACGCGAGCCGCGCGTCCGCCTCGGCGGCCGGGGCCGTAGGAGCCGGGTTCGCATGAGCCGGCGTCATGGGGGCGGCCGGCGTCACGGGAGCCGGGGCCTGAGGGACCGGAGTCACGGTGGCCGGGGTGCGGCAGGCCGACCGCCACAGGCCCGTGAGCACCGTGCCCGGGCCGACCTCGGCGATCTCGCGGACGCCGCGGTGGAACAGGTAGCTCATGCTGTCCCACCAGCGGACCGGACTGGCGATCTGCCGGCCAAGCAGGTCCGCCACCCCGTCCCGCGGGTACGGCCGGGCGGTGACGTTGGCCACGACCGGCACCCGAGGAGGCGCGAACTCCACCTCGCGTAGGAACGCCGCAAACTCCTCGGCCGCCGGTCGCATGTGCCGCGAGTGGAAGGCGGCGCTGACGTTGAGCGGCACGCAGCGGGCGCCGCCCGCCCGTTCGACGGCCTCGACGGCCCGGGCCATGCCCTCCGGGGCTCCGGACAGGACCACCTGGTCGGCGGAGTTGTGGTTGGCGACGTCGACGTCCGCGACGCCTGCCTCCTCCAGCAGCGCCGCCACGGTCGCGGCGGGCAGGCCGAGCACGGCCGTCATGACCCCGCCGTCGGCCCGGCCCATCAGCTCGCCCCTGCGCCGGACCAGCCGTACGCCGGTGGCCAGGTCGAAGCAGCCGGCGGCGAACAGCGCGTCGAACTCCCCCAGGCTGTGCCCGGCGTAGAAGTCGGGTTCCGGCTCCTCCCGCAGCCGGGCCAGGTGGGTCAGCGCGTTGACGACGAACAGCGCCGGCTGGGCGTACTGCGTCTGCCGGAGCCGTCCGTCGGGGTCCTTCAGGCACAGGTCGCGGATCGAGTAGCCCAGGATCGCGTCGACCTCGGCGCACAGGCCGGGGAAGAGGTCGAAGAGCCCCTCCCCCATGCCCTTGCGCTGCGACCCCTGGCCCGGGAAGAGCCACGCGCGCATGATCAGCCTTTTCCTCCTCCGCCGGGTGCCGGCGGGCGCGGCGCGCCCGTCCGGAGCCCGGACTGGTCCGCTGTCACCGGGGAGCCGTCATCGGGGAAGCTGGTAGGGCACCAGAAGCGTGTCGTGCAGCGTGCCGTCCACGAAGGCCCTGGCCCAGGTGCCGCCGCCGCGGTGGGGCGCGATGAAGTCCTTCTCCAGGATCCGGCGGAAGTCGGGGTCGTGGTCGTCGAGGTGCATCAGCGTCAGGTAGTCCTCGAACGACCGCAGGTGGATCAGCCAGTGCAGCTGGTCCATCACGCCGAAGGTCTCCTCGTACAGGTACGACGTGACCCGGCCGGGCAGGACCTTGTTGACGTGGTTCTGCCAGGCGAAGGCGAAGTAGCGAGCCTCCTTGCGGAACTCGTGCTTGGCCTGGCCGACCCGGTGCAGGACGAGCTCGGCGTTGGCCGAGTTGAGCTGCTCCGACAGCGGCTGGGAGCTCTGCTTCCAGGCCGGGTCGACCCACAGGTCGCTCGGGACGTCCTCCTCGTTCTCGTGGTGGGCGCCGTGCTGGGGCACCAGGATCTTCTCCTGCATCGTGCCCTCGACGATCAGGCGGCCCCACGCGCCGACGCCGTCGTCGTCCTTGACCCGGTCGGACTCGAGAAGGTCGATCATGGTCTCGTCGTGGTCGACCATCTCCAGGCTGATGCCGTAGTCGTTGGGCGACTTCCAGTGGATGAGCCAGTGGAGGCGGTCCTGCGTGCCGAACGCCTCCTCGTAGCAGAAGAAGGAGGCCCCGTTGAGGTCGGAGTCGTTCATGTGACGGACGACCTCGGAGAAGAACTGGCGGCCCTCGGCCCGGTGGCTGTACTTGAGCTGGGCGTTGCGGGCGATGATGAAGCCCGAGTTGCCCGAGTGCAGCACCTTGTCGGCGGGGACGGAGGTCTGGTGCTGGGCCGGCCTGATCCGGCCCGCGTCGAGGGTGGACACCGCCGTGTCTGACATTGCGCGATCCCTTCTCGAAGATCGGCGCGCGCCTGACGGATCTGCCCGCCGAGCGCGTGCGCCGCGTTCGGAGGAGACGATGGGGAACTGCGGCAGACGCTACTTGGCCGGTCAGAGCGTGTCTGCGCAATGTTGCGCAAGGAAAGGGGGCCCGATCGTCGATCGGGCCCCCTGAGATGCGACGGGTCATCCGAAGGCGATGGCTCGGCCGGAAGGCGGCCTCGCCGGGAAGGCAGCGGCTCAGCGCGGGCTGTTCGCACGGCCGCCCTGCTCGGCGCCTGCCTGTTCCCGGCCGTCGCCGTTCGGCGTCGTCCCCCCGCGGGGCTGCTCGTGCCCCTGGGGCCGCTCCGGCCGCTCGGGCTGCTTGTCGCCCGCCGCCTGCTGGGTGCCGTCGGCCGGCTGGGGCATCTGCCGGGGCGGCACCTCGCGGAGGAAGAGCGACACGACCAGCGCGAGCGCGACCACGGGCACGGCGACGAGGAAGACGTCGTCCAGAGCCTGCGCGAACGCGGCGAGCACGTGTCCCTTCAGGGGCTCGGCCAGCCGCTGGATGGCCTGCACGTCGTCGGCCGCGACGCGCACGCCACCCGCCTCGTCGGCGAGATGGCGGGCCAGGCCGGAGCTGAAGACCGCGCCGAGCACCGCCGTGCCGACGGCCGCGCCCATCCGCTGGAAGAAGTTGGCCGCGCCGGTGGCCGCCCCCAGGTCGCGCATCTCGACGGCGTTCTGCACGGCGGTCAGGACGGGCTGCATGGTCAGGCCGGTGCCCGCGCCGAACACGAACGAGAGCACGGCCACCCACCAGTACGCCGTGTCCACGGCGAGGCGCGACAGCGGCAACATCGCCAGCACCAGCAGCACGGAACCGAGCATGGGGAAGATCTTGTAGCGGCCGGTACGGGTGATGAGGTTGCCGGAGACGGCGGTGGCGATGATGATTCCGAACATCGCCGGCAGCATCGCCAGGCCGGCCGTCGTGGGCGACATGCCGGACACGACCTGCAGATATACCGGCAGGAACACGATGCCGCTGAACATCGCGGCGCCGGCGAGGAACCCGAACACGTTCGCCACTCGGAAGACCGGGTTGCCGAACAGCCGCAGCGGGATCACGGGCTCGGCCGCACGCCGCTCGACCACGACGAACAGCACCGCGGCGACGGCGAAGACGGCCGGCAGGGCGAGCGACCCAGGGGCGGCCCAGCCGTACTCCTCACCGGCCCAGTCGAGGTAGAGCAGCAGCGCCGTGACACCGGCGACGATCAGCGCGGCGCCGAGGTAGTCGACGTGGTGTTCCCTGCGGGTCACCGGCAGCCGGAGGACGGCCGCGACGACCGCCAGCGAGACGAGGCCGACCGGTACGTTCACCCAGAAGATCCAGCGCCACCCCGGCCCGTCGGCCAGCCAGCCGCCGAGCAGCGGCCCGCCGAGGCTGGCCAGGGCGAAGACCCCGGCGAAGTACCCCTGGTAGCGGCCCCGCTCGCGGGGCGGCACGACGTCGCCGATGACGGTCAGCGCCAGCGCGAACAGCCCGCCTCCGCCCAGGCCCTGCAAGGCCCGGAACGCGATGAGCTGCCCGACGTCCTGCGCCAGGCCGCACAGCGCCGAGGCGAGCAGGAACAACCCGATCGCGGCCATGAACGTCGACCGCCTGCCGTACAGGTCGGAGATCTTGCCCCACAGCGGGGTCACCACCATCGATGTGACGAGGTAGGCGGTGACCACCCACGAGAGCATGTCCATGCCGCCCAGGTCGCTCACGATCCGGGGCAGCGCGGTGCTCACCACGGTCTGGTCGAGCGCGGACAGCAGCATGCCGGCCATCACGCCGGCCACCGCCAGCCGGACATGCGCGGCGGACAGGGCGGGGGGCGCCTGCCCGGCGGGGGGTGCGCCGCTGGCTGTGGTGCTCATCGATTCCTCCCGTCTGATAGGGAACGTGGTCCGCGGACTGCGCCCGCCGCCCCGGGCCGGCCCTCCGCTCACTCGCGAGGACCTCTCGGGACAGGCCGCCGTGCGGACCTCGGTCCTACTCGGTGAAGGAGAGCTCGAGCAGCGACGCGACGAGCCCGTCCTCATTCTGACTGGTGTCCTCACTGCCCGCAGTCCCGGTGGTTCGACCTGTCGCCGTCACCGTGGGATCGGCCTCCCGGCCGAGCCACAGCCGCTTGCGCCGGAACACCGGCGCGGGCAGCGGCTCGCGGGGCGCCGGAGCCCCCTCGCGCAACCGCGGGTCGAGCTGGGCGGCGACCAGATGGGCGTTGGTGCCGCCGAGCCCGAACGAGCTGAGTCCTGCCACCCGCATCCGCTCCCCCGGCGCCCAGGTGCGCAGCCGGGTGTTCGGGAAGAACGGCGAGGCGTCGAAGTCGAAGCGCGGGTTGGGGGTCTCGCAGAACAGCGTGGGCGGGATCTGGCCGTGCTCGACGGCGAGCACCACCTTGATGAGCCCGGCCGCACCCGCCGCGCTCAGCAGGTGGCCGACGTTCGACTTGACGCTGCCGATCGCGCACCAGCCGGTCCGGTCGCTGGTCTCGCGGTACACGTCGGTCAGCGCGCGCAGCTCGATCGGGTCGCCGATGAGGGTCCCGGTGCCGTGCGCCTCGACCATGCCGATCTCGTCGGCCCGCCGGTTCGCCGCCGCCAGCGCCTTCCTGATGACGTCGGCCTGGGCCGCCGGGTTCGGCGTGGTGATACCCATCGTGTGGCCGTCGTTGTTCACGGCCACGGCCTCGATGACCGCGTGGACGCGGTCACCGTCCGCGAGCGCGGCGGCCAGCGGCTTGAGCAGCACCGCCCCGCACCCCTCGCCCGGCACGAAGCCGTCGGCCCGCTCGTCGAAGGTGGCGCAGCGGCCCGACGGAGAGATGGCGCGGGCGGCGCTGAACTCCAGGTAGGGTTGCTCGTCGAGCAGCACCTCGACACCGCCGGCCACGGCGACCTCGGCGTCGCCGGCGAGCAGGGCTCGGCACGCGAGCTGCACGCTGACCAGCGAGGACGAGCAGGCGCTGTCGACGACCAGATTGGGCCCGCGGAAGTCGAAGTGGTGGGCGACGTGGGCCGCGATGAAGTTCTGGTCCGACTGCAGCACCGCGGGGCGCAGCCCGGCCCGCCTGCCGTAGGAGGAGATCCGTCCGCCGACGAACACGCCGACGTCCCGCCCCCACAGCTCGGCCCCGGTGTAGCCGGCGTCGGCCAGGCAGGTCGCGGTGGCCTCCAGGAACAGCCGGATGCCGGGGTCGAGGCAGGTCGCCTCCTCGTCGCCCATGCCGAAGTAGGCCGCGTCGAAGTCCTCGATCCCGTCGAGGAAGCCGCCCCATCTGCTCAGCGACCTGCCCAGCGCGGGAACCGGGCTGTACAGCCGCCGATGGTCCCACCGGGACACCGGCACCTCGGCCACCGAGCAGCGTCCCGACAGCAGGTTGGCCCAGTAGGTCTCCACGTCGGGCGCGCCGGGGAAGCGGCAGGCCATGCCGATCACCGCGATCTTGCCGGCCGTCGCGTCGTCCCTCCCCGCGTCGGCGGACGGCACGGCCCGTTCCATCACGGTCACGGGACCGGCGGCCGGCATCGAGCCGGAGCCGGGTTCCGCAAGCGCGCCCGGAACGGGTTCCTGAGGCGAGGCGAGGCCGGGTTCCCCAAGCGCGCCGGGTTCCGGGACCGCACCAGAGCCGGATTCCGAGTCCGCATCGGGACCGGGTTCCGGGGCGAACCGGGCGAGGTAGGCGGCGAGGCGTTCCAGCGTGGAGTGGTCCAGCAGGACGGACGGCTCCAGCCTGCGGCCCAGGTGCTCCTCGATCTGCTGGAGCAGCTCGCCCAGCATCACCGACTCGACGCCCAGCTCGGCGAAGTCGACGGTGGGATCGAGGTCCCCGGCCGGGAGCCCCACGTTGCGCGCGAAGAGCTCCACCAGCCACGCGGGTGGGCGGCCGCCGGTCGCGTCCGCGCTCACCGGCTGCCGCGCCACGCTCGGCACGGACGGCACGGGCGGGGCGGCGGCCGCGCCGATGAGGCCGGCGCCCGCGCCGCTGGGGACGTCGCCGGTGAGGGCGGAGCCCCCCTCCCGGACGTCCCAGGGAGCGGCGGAAGCCGTACCGGTCAGCAGCAGGGCGCCGGGATCGGGCGCGACGTCGCGCAACGGCGGACACGGCAGCACCGAGGCGCCGCCCGGCAGGGCGTCGGCGGGCAGGGCCAGCACGCGCTCCAGCACGCGCAGCCCCTCCGCGTCGCCGAGACTGCCGAGCCCCACCGGCTCGCAGACGTTGGGACCGCCGCGTCCCGACCCGCTCTCGTGCCACATGGGCCAGTTGACCGAGCGGAACGCACCCTGGCCCTGACGGGCCTTGCTGCTCACGAAGAAGTCCATGAAGGCGTTGGCGGCGGCGTAGTCCGCCACTCCGGCGGCGAGCCGGGGCACCGCCGCGCACACCGAGGAGAACGTGAGGAAGAACGCGGGCCGGTCGGCCTCGCAGACCTCGGCCAGCGCCTCCAGGCCGTCGGCCTTCGGTTCCAGCACGGCCCGCATCTCGACCGCGCCCTTGTGCGCGAAGACCGGGGTGCCCCGGCCGACCCGCCCCGCGCAGTGGACGACGCCCGCCACCGGGCCCCACGCACCGCGGACCGATCGCAGGAACGCGGCGAGCCCGTCCCGGTCGGACAGCTTCCCGGTGTGCGCCCGGACCTCGGCGCCGAGGCGCTCCAGCTCGCGCACCGTCGCGACTGCGGCGGCCGCGGGCTCGGTCAGCGACGGGTCGTCCCACCGCTCCCTCGGCGGCAGGGAGCGGGCGCCCACCAGCGCGATCCGGCGGGCGCCGCGTTCGACCAGGTGGCGAGCCATCCGGGCGCCGATGCCCCGGGTCGCCCCGCTCAGCACGTACGGCGCGTCCGCCGCGAGCCGCAACGGCACGTGCGGCGCCTCGACCGGCACGAGCCGGGGCTCGTGACGCCGTCCCGCGCGGTGGCAGACCTCGCCGTACCGGCCGGGATCGCCCCACTCCTCCAGCACCTGCCGGGCGACCTCGGCCGCCTGTGCGGCGGGCACGTCAGTGTCGAGCACCGTCGCCCGGACCTTGCCGTACTCCACGCCGAGCACGCGGACGAATCCGGCCATGCGGGCCCCGGCGAGCGTGGCGGGAGCGCCTGGCGCGCCGAGCAGCCCCCGGGTGACGTGGACGACCCGTAGACCGGCGGCGTGCCGGTAGGACACGAGTTGCTGCAACATGGCCAGTCTGGCCTGCCACCGTCCCGGCCCCGCCGGGGCGTCGAGGTCGCACAGGTCCACCCATCCGGACAGGTCGGGATGCCGGGCCAGCAGCACGCCGACGGCCTCGACCGCGCCCGCCTCGTCGTCGTAGGAGAGCACGCCGACGTCGCCGGGAACAGTGCCCGTTCCGTTGTGGCCGGAGTCGCGGTGAGCGCGGGCGGCGCCTTCGCGGACCAGCAGCACCCGTCCCAGGCCCGCGGCGCGGGCCAGCTCGCGCGCCACGTTCTCGGTCCTGTCATCGAAGACGCACAGCAGCGGCCCCTCGCCGGACGCGGGGAGGGGTGCGGCGCCGGCGGGCACCCACTCCTTCCGGTAGAGCGGGATCTCCCGGCCCGTGCGAGGCCCCTCGCCCGTCTCCCGCCCGTACGGCGTGCCCGGCGTCTGACGGACGTCGGTGGAGGCGGCGACCGGCGTCACGGCGTCGGGCTCGAACGGCCGCTCGGGCAGCCAGCAGCGCATCCGGGCGAAGGGATACGACGGCAGGGCGATGACGCGCGGTGAGAAGCGCCCGGCGTCCCGTCCGGCCTGCTCGGGCTGGGAGGTGCCGGAGTGCCGGACGCGGAGCTCGTGCAGGCGCGGCCAGTCCACCCGGCCGCCGCCCACCCAGTGGGCGGCGATCTCCCGCAGCTCGTCCTCGCCGGGGGCGTACGCCGGACCGTACGCGGCATCGGAGGCGGCATAGGAGGCGGAGTGCGGCCCCGCGAGCGGAGCGTGCCCGGCGTCGGGGGCCGGGACGCGCGGGAGCACGGGTCCCGGCTCCTGCCCCGGGCCGGGGGTGCGGCCCCGCAGCACGCCCGGCGGTTCCTCCCCGGCGGCGACGCGCGCCAGGAGACCGGCCGCCTCCCGGAGGTCCGCCGTGACCAGGGCGAGCCGTTCGCGCAGCGGCTCTCGGCCGGCCTGCAGCGTGTAGGCGACGTCGGCCAGATCGTGGCGGTCGCCCGCGCCGCGGAGCCAGGCCGCCATGCGACCCGCCAGCCGCCGCAGGGCGTCCGGGTCCTGCCCCGACAGCACCAGCGCCTGCGGGCGTCCGGCCGGCCGCCCGTTCGCGAAGCGGGGCCGCTGGGGCATGTCCGCGTACTCCTCCAGGACGACATGGGCGATCGTCCCTCCGGCGCCGAAGGAGCTGACGCCGGCCCGGCGCGGCAACGGACGGCCGTACCCGTCCTCACACTTCGGCCAGGGCGCTGTCTCACGCTGTACCCGGAACGGCACGCGGTCCCAGGCGATCTTCGGATTGAGCTCCTCGGCGTGCAGGGACGGCGCGAATGTGCGATGCCGCATCTGGAGCACGACCTTCGTCAGGCCGGCGATGCCCGCGGCGGCCTCCACATGACCGATCGACGACTTGACCGAGCCGATCGCGACGGCGCCGGGGGGAAGGCCGGCGTCGCCGAAGGCCCGCATGAGCCCGTCGATCTCGATGGGATCGCCCAGCGCCGTTCCGGCTCCGTGCGCCTCCAGATAACCGATGGTCGCCGGGTCGACTCCCGCGTCCCGCAGCGCGTCGCGCACCATCTCGCCCTGCGCCGCGGGGTTGGGCACGATCCAGCCGTTGGTCCTGCCCATGTGGACGACGGAGCTGCCGCGGATCACCGCGTGCACGCGGTCGCCGTCCTCCAGCGCGTGGCGCAGCGGCTTCAACACGACGACGCCGACGCCCTCCGACGGAACGAACCCGTCACCGCCCCGCCCGAAGCTGCGGCAGCGCAGGTCGGAGGCGGTCAGCTTCATGCGGCGCTGCTGGATGAACTTGTTCGGGTGCAGGGACAGGTTGACCGCGCCCGCGATCGCCATCTCGGCCTCGCCCCGGCGCAGCGCCTGCACGGCCAGGTGGACGGC
This region includes:
- a CDS encoding DUF6039 family protein, which gives rise to MSNSTTQTTVPPALHQTSQSPDRVLHSGNAGVIVERVAQIRGGRGGAARKAAREIAEHINAKHAGTATAFVYEETFGVRNRLHWLLHFTSYADYGTLLAMGGPGGDIRGGVFGAHEADVWDELFEAGSVRETVMLPHRWGIFGTATEAMAADSAMSPIVPGEGGLPRFDVRPAQEQTAMPADKTLNSATAGVVMRRTVDFDYRYRAEARVFARTVAENMNLNMDGLATVFLYEESFGRMDRAHFLIHMRSLDVMYLLMGLDARTDPDAPRASFIQDWISMDKGGGAWDKIIVQGTTRDVLLTPQHWG
- the fabD gene encoding ACP S-malonyltransferase; this translates as MRAWLFPGQGSQRKGMGEGLFDLFPGLCAEVDAILGYSIRDLCLKDPDGRLRQTQYAQPALFVVNALTHLARLREEPEPDFYAGHSLGEFDALFAAGCFDLATGVRLVRRRGELMGRADGGVMTAVLGLPAATVAALLEEAGVADVDVANHNSADQVVLSGAPEGMARAVEAVERAGGARCVPLNVSAAFHSRHMRPAAEEFAAFLREVEFAPPRVPVVANVTARPYPRDGVADLLGRQIASPVRWWDSMSYLFHRGVREIAEVGPGTVLTGLWRSACRTPATVTPVPQAPAPVTPAAPMTPAHANPAPTAPAAEADARLASAAEKLGSARFRREYGLRYAYLAGSMYKGISSADLVVRMGRSGLMGFFGAGGLSLERTEQALLDIRRRLGSEVPFGMNLLNDLDDPAREERTVTLYLKHDVRFVEAAAYLGVTAPLVRFRFSGAHRDAQGRPVAVRRVLAKVSRPEVATAFMSPPPQALLDRLVREGGLTPAEAEVARELPVGGEVCVEADSGGHTDAGVALTLVPAMRRLRDELTDRYGYRTPILLGASGGLGAPEAVAAAFVLGADFVLTGSVNQCSPEAGTSEAVKDLLAGLDVQDTAYAPSGDMFELGARVQVVRKGTLFAARATKLHQLYQRHRSLEEIDPATLASIERTFFRRSVEEVWRETRDHYLSGGRPHVVEKAERDPRHRMVLVFKWYFAHSNRLALAGDPAERANYQIHCGPAMGAFNRFVRGSELEDWRDRHVDVIAERLMTGAARCLDGRIPADPTSMKE
- a CDS encoding DUF6039 family protein yields the protein MSDTAVSTLDAGRIRPAQHQTSVPADKVLHSGNSGFIIARNAQLKYSHRAEGRQFFSEVVRHMNDSDLNGASFFCYEEAFGTQDRLHWLIHWKSPNDYGISLEMVDHDETMIDLLESDRVKDDDGVGAWGRLIVEGTMQEKILVPQHGAHHENEEDVPSDLWVDPAWKQSSQPLSEQLNSANAELVLHRVGQAKHEFRKEARYFAFAWQNHVNKVLPGRVTSYLYEETFGVMDQLHWLIHLRSFEDYLTLMHLDDHDPDFRRILEKDFIAPHRGGGTWARAFVDGTLHDTLLVPYQLPR
- a CDS encoding MDR family MFS transporter, with product MSTTASGAPPAGQAPPALSAAHVRLAVAGVMAGMLLSALDQTVVSTALPRIVSDLGGMDMLSWVVTAYLVTSMVVTPLWGKISDLYGRRSTFMAAIGLFLLASALCGLAQDVGQLIAFRALQGLGGGGLFALALTVIGDVVPPRERGRYQGYFAGVFALASLGGPLLGGWLADGPGWRWIFWVNVPVGLVSLAVVAAVLRLPVTRREHHVDYLGAALIVAGVTALLLYLDWAGEEYGWAAPGSLALPAVFAVAAVLFVVVERRAAEPVIPLRLFGNPVFRVANVFGFLAGAAMFSGIVFLPVYLQVVSGMSPTTAGLAMLPAMFGIIIATAVSGNLITRTGRYKIFPMLGSVLLVLAMLPLSRLAVDTAYWWVAVLSFVFGAGTGLTMQPVLTAVQNAVEMRDLGAATGAANFFQRMGAAVGTAVLGAVFSSGLARHLADEAGGVRVAADDVQAIQRLAEPLKGHVLAAFAQALDDVFLVAVPVVALALVVSLFLREVPPRQMPQPADGTQQAAGDKQPERPERPQGHEQPRGGTTPNGDGREQAGAEQGGRANSPR
- a CDS encoding type I polyketide synthase — its product is MNRTEPERLVDPWATGRGASWAADPEHGRAARPEPRTHVVVLSAASEEHLSRYARRLRDHLVAARAAGMAPSPADVAFTLQTGRVAMSHRLAVRCADLETLTEALDAMAAGRDHPALRTAVAPPPGAPGRSAALAAGAPGTCTAPAGRDPAGASGAGTATAKAGQATPGADEGVLSETEAASAWLAGHDVAWEDCWPVPGARVPLPTYPFDGPFSDRSRAETAQAVAGDGPASAPSGATSGGVAPPVSGADSWGRADYRGGADPGSAPADDPLLRAQVEDYLKARYAEVSGIAVDQLHAYVPLEHYGLTSYIVARLNDALARDLGEVSPTLFFEHRDLAGVAGALLGLEGPWLADEAARTASAPGRGHENAQGDTGPAEPDTADWAAEDRAAEDRVWRLREAQGGDARKRDAGDARDRQGALVARDDRREEGERDEDDRAIAIVGIAGRYPHAPDLDRFWENLVSGRDCVGPLPAARRRPGWPADIMWGGFLDEVDMFDPLLFNITPRDAALMDPQERLFLEVTWEALEDAGYPRRRLRERHGSRVAVYAGSMYNEYPFFGVEQTLRGNPQDSGSAIGGIANRVSFHFDLRGPSMTVDTMCSSSLVAVHLAVQALRRGEAEMAIAGAVNLSLHPNKFIQQRRMKLTASDLRCRSFGRGGDGFVPSEGVGVVVLKPLRHALEDGDRVHAVIRGSSVVHMGRTNGWIVPNPAAQGEMVRDALRDAGVDPATIGYLEAHGAGTALGDPIEIDGLMRAFGDAGLPPGAVAIGSVKSSIGHVEAAAGIAGLTKVVLQMRHRTFAPSLHAEELNPKIAWDRVPFRVQRETAPWPKCEDGYGRPLPRRAGVSSFGAGGTIAHVVLEEYADMPQRPRFANGRPAGRPQALVLSGQDPDALRRLAGRMAAWLRGAGDRHDLADVAYTLQAGREPLRERLALVTADLREAAGLLARVAAGEEPPGVLRGRTPGPGQEPGPVLPRVPAPDAGHAPLAGPHSASYAASDAAYGPAYAPGEDELREIAAHWVGGGRVDWPRLHELRVRHSGTSQPEQAGRDAGRFSPRVIALPSYPFARMRCWLPERPFEPDAVTPVAASTDVRQTPGTPYGRETGEGPRTGREIPLYRKEWVPAGAAPLPASGEGPLLCVFDDRTENVARELARAAGLGRVLLVREGAARAHRDSGHNGTGTVPGDVGVLSYDDEAGAVEAVGVLLARHPDLSGWVDLCDLDAPAGPGRWQARLAMLQQLVSYRHAAGLRVVHVTRGLLGAPGAPATLAGARMAGFVRVLGVEYGKVRATVLDTDVPAAQAAEVARQVLEEWGDPGRYGEVCHRAGRRHEPRLVPVEAPHVPLRLAADAPYVLSGATRGIGARMARHLVERGARRIALVGARSLPPRERWDDPSLTEPAAAAVATVRELERLGAEVRAHTGKLSDRDGLAAFLRSVRGAWGPVAGVVHCAGRVGRGTPVFAHKGAVEMRAVLEPKADGLEALAEVCEADRPAFFLTFSSVCAAVPRLAAGVADYAAANAFMDFFVSSKARQGQGAFRSVNWPMWHESGSGRGGPNVCEPVGLGSLGDAEGLRVLERVLALPADALPGGASVLPCPPLRDVAPDPGALLLTGTASAAPWDVREGGSALTGDVPSGAGAGLIGAAAAPPVPSVPSVARQPVSADATGGRPPAWLVELFARNVGLPAGDLDPTVDFAELGVESVMLGELLQQIEEHLGRRLEPSVLLDHSTLERLAAYLARFAPEPGPDADSESGSGAVPEPGALGEPGLASPQEPVPGALAEPGSGSMPAAGPVTVMERAVPSADAGRDDATAGKIAVIGMACRFPGAPDVETYWANLLSGRCSVAEVPVSRWDHRRLYSPVPALGRSLSRWGGFLDGIEDFDAAYFGMGDEEATCLDPGIRLFLEATATCLADAGYTGAELWGRDVGVFVGGRISSYGRRAGLRPAVLQSDQNFIAAHVAHHFDFRGPNLVVDSACSSSLVSVQLACRALLAGDAEVAVAGGVEVLLDEQPYLEFSAARAISPSGRCATFDERADGFVPGEGCGAVLLKPLAAALADGDRVHAVIEAVAVNNDGHTMGITTPNPAAQADVIRKALAAANRRADEIGMVEAHGTGTLIGDPIELRALTDVYRETSDRTGWCAIGSVKSNVGHLLSAAGAAGLIKVVLAVEHGQIPPTLFCETPNPRFDFDASPFFPNTRLRTWAPGERMRVAGLSSFGLGGTNAHLVAAQLDPRLREGAPAPREPLPAPVFRRKRLWLGREADPTVTATGRTTGTAGSEDTSQNEDGLVASLLELSFTE